The following proteins are co-located in the Phyllostomus discolor isolate MPI-MPIP mPhyDis1 chromosome 1, mPhyDis1.pri.v3, whole genome shotgun sequence genome:
- the RPP38 gene encoding ribonuclease P protein subunit p38, giving the protein MAVAPQAPGRGSVRKTRPLTVKTSLNNPYTICWSALEREDMHFILQTLEDRFKSVGLEKIEDKSRKKKQPFSKKQGREKCSIDVISDALERKPEDNQQVSGWTSVHVRKQLAIGVNEVTRALERNELLLVLVCKSVKPAIITSHLIQLSLSRMVPACQVPRLSERIAPVIGLKCVLALGFKKNTTDFVDAVKAIIPRVPSLNVPWLQDRLEDSRENSESDSLENEDKDILDTSFEDLSKRRRKPTEGQQAVVLQPLKIKKLIPNPNKKRKPPKSKKTTSK; this is encoded by the coding sequence ATGGCTGTGGCTCCTCAGGCACCAGGGAGGGGCTCCGTTCGGAAGACAAGACCTTTAACTGTAAAGACTTCACTGAACAACCCATATACTATCTGCTGGAGTGCTCTGGAGAGAGAAGATATGCACTTCATCTTACAAACACTTGAAGATAGATTTAAATCTGTTGGGCTTGAGAAGATTGAGGAtaagagtagaaagaaaaagcagcctttttcaaaaaaacaaggcAGAGAGAAATGTAGCATAGATGTTATAAGTGACGCTCTGGAGAGAAAACCAGAAGATAACCAACAGGTGTCAGGGTGGACTTCTGTCCATGTCAGGAAGCAGCTTGCCATTGGCGTTAATGAAGTGACCAGGGCTCTGGAAAGGAACGAACTGCTTTTAGTTCTCGTGTGTAAGTCAGTCAAGCCTGCGAtcatcacctcacacctgatTCAGTTAAGTTTAAGCAGAATGGTTCCTGCTTGTCAGGTTCCCCGTCTCAGTGAGAGAATTGCACCTGTCATTGGCTTAAAATGTGTCCTGGCCTTGGGATTCAAAAAGAACACCACTGACTTTGTCGATGCAGTAAAAGCTATAATCCCCAGAGTACCCAGTCTAAATGTACCATGGCTTCAAGACAGACTTGAGGACTCCAGGGAAAATTCAGAGTCTGACTCTTTGGAAAACGAAGACAAAGACATTTTGGACACTTCCTTTGAAGACCTCTCTAAACGCAGGAGAAAGCCAACTGAAGGTCAGCAGGCTGTAGTGCTGCAACcccttaaaataaagaaactgattCCAAACCCTAATAAAAAGAGGAAACCACCCAAAAGTAAAAAAACTACTTCAAAGTAA